ACGTCAAAAAAGAGGCCGACAAACAGCTCAAGCGCTTGGAATCCATGCACCCCGAATCCTCGGAAGCCACAGTCATCCGGACCTATCTGGAATGGCTCGTTGAACTGCCGTGGAAAAAGACCTCCAAGGACCGCCTGGACATCAAGCAGGCCGAGAAAATCCTCAATGAGGACCACTACGACCTGCAGAAGGTCAAGGAACGCATCCTGGAATACCTCTCGGTGCGCAAACTCAATCCGAAGATGAAGGGGCCGATCCTCTGCTTTGTCGGCCCTCCCGGCGTGGGGAAAACCTCCCTGGGCCGTTCCATTGCCCGGTCGTTGAACCGGAAATTCGAACGCATGTCCCTCGGCGGCATGCGCGACGAGGCCGAAATCCGCGGCCACCGGAGGACCTATATCGGCTCCATGCCCGGGCGCATTATCCAGGGCATTAAAAACGCCGGCACCCGCAACCCGGTCTTCATGCTCGATGAGATCGATAAGGTCGGCAACGACTTTCGCGGCGACCCCTCGTCGGCGCTGCTGGAAGTCCTGGACCCGGAGCAGAATTATTCCTTCACCGACCACTACCTGAACGTGCCCTTCGACCTCTCCAAGGTCATGTTCATCTGCACCGCGAACATGTTGGACACCATTCCTTCGGCCCTTCTGGACCGCATGGAAGTCATCCGCTTGCCCGGCTACACCGAGCAGGAAAAGGTTCGCATCGCCCGGCGCTATCTCCTGCCACGGCAGATCAAGGAAAACGGGCTCAAAGAGGAATGGGTCAAAATCAGCGACAACACCATCTCCCAAATCATCCGCGACTACACCCGGGAAGCCGGTTTACGGAACCTGGAACGGGAGATCGGATCGGTTTGCCGCAAGATGACCCGCAAGGTCGCTGAGGGCAAAGAAGGCCCCTTCCGGGTCACACCGCAAAACCTCTCCAAATACCTGGGCGTGCCGCCCTATCAGGAAGACGAGAGGGAACTGGAACTGCCCCCCGGCGTCGCCGTCGGCCTGGCCTGGACCCCGGCCGGAGGAGAAATCATGCACGTCGAGGTCACGCCCATGCCTGGCAAGGGCAAACTGACCCTGACCGGACAACTCGGGGAAGTGATGAAGGAAAGCGCCAAGGCTGCGCTCAGCTACGCCCGCAGTCGGGCTGAGAAACTCGGTCTGGACCACGACTTTGCCGATAAAAAGGATCTGCATATCCACGTGCCGGCCGGTGCCACGCCCAAGGACGGCCCCTCCGCCGGGGTCACCCTGGTCACGGCCGTACTCTCGGCCCTGACTGAGACGCCGATCCGGCCCGATGTGGCCATGACCGGGGAAATCACTCTGCGCGGCCGGGTCCTCCCGGTCGGCGGGATCAAAGAAAAGATCCTTGCCGCTGTAGCCGCCGGAATGCGCACGGTGATCATCCCGGCCCGCAACGAGAAGGACTTCAAGGAGATCCCTTCCGAATTGCGCCGGAATATCAAGATCCATACTGTAGAAAGTATCGACGAGATCTGGCCCCTGGTCCAGCAGGTCAGCGGACCGGACACCGAATCGAACGGTGAAAAATAATCCCGACAGGCTTCTGGTCCTGCAGCCCAGAACCCACAAGGCCGCCCGAAAGAAATTTCG
The sequence above is drawn from the Desulfohalobium retbaense DSM 5692 genome and encodes:
- the lon gene encoding endopeptidase La, which codes for MSTSEVYILDPTTGQLAASEDDSQGGTTHAVIQKTNGDDEHSLDEIPETLPLLAVRDIVVFNYMILPLFVGRDKSVKSVEASLNDSRYIFIATQRDEKNDDPGPEDLYEIGTVGLIMRMLKMPDGRLKVLVQGVSRARIKQFTQHDPHHQVEVELIAEAETPEITPDVEALMRSAREQSEEIISLRGIDASEIMSVLNNVDEPGRLADLIASNLRMKTEHAQSILECQDPIERLSLVNKQLLNEVEIASMQAKIQNMAKEGMDKAQKEFFLREQLKAIRSELGEGADVDEEFEELREALDKAGLSKDVKKEADKQLKRLESMHPESSEATVIRTYLEWLVELPWKKTSKDRLDIKQAEKILNEDHYDLQKVKERILEYLSVRKLNPKMKGPILCFVGPPGVGKTSLGRSIARSLNRKFERMSLGGMRDEAEIRGHRRTYIGSMPGRIIQGIKNAGTRNPVFMLDEIDKVGNDFRGDPSSALLEVLDPEQNYSFTDHYLNVPFDLSKVMFICTANMLDTIPSALLDRMEVIRLPGYTEQEKVRIARRYLLPRQIKENGLKEEWVKISDNTISQIIRDYTREAGLRNLEREIGSVCRKMTRKVAEGKEGPFRVTPQNLSKYLGVPPYQEDERELELPPGVAVGLAWTPAGGEIMHVEVTPMPGKGKLTLTGQLGEVMKESAKAALSYARSRAEKLGLDHDFADKKDLHIHVPAGATPKDGPSAGVTLVTAVLSALTETPIRPDVAMTGEITLRGRVLPVGGIKEKILAAVAAGMRTVIIPARNEKDFKEIPSELRRNIKIHTVESIDEIWPLVQQVSGPDTESNGEK